The region ATATTTCCTCCTAATAGTTTTTTGAGCGATACGCCCTTCGTTCGTAAAGCCGGGTAAGACGCCCGGGGCGGCGTACGCCAAGTAGTGTCAGCATAGCTGCATTAAAAAACAAGACCAATTAGCTCTTATGTCTAATCAGTCTCTTATTAACCATATTTGCCTGCTATGGAATCAGTATAGCACCGGGAAATAAACAAGTCAAAATAGGGTAATTTTCAAGCGAGATCCATATTTATAAATAATTACGCTAAATAACCTGCTGTAAACGAACTCCGGTACCTCTCTTCCCCTTTCTCGCTTTTTGCCGCACAGGGTAGTAAAATAAAGGCACTATACCGGAATGGAGTGAGGTTATAAGATGGATAAAATCGCAAAGGGAGAAGGACGTTTCTATATCGCTGGTGACGGAAAAGACCTGGCCGAGATTACATACAGAACCGAAGAGAACACAGGGAATCTGGTGATTGACCATACCTTTGTTTCCGAAGATCTGCGCGGCCAGGGCGCGGGAGAGAAGCTTGTTCGGGCGGTCGTTGACCTGGCCCGTGAGCAGAGTGTCAAGATTGTACCGGTGTGCCCGTATGCGGCCCAT is a window of Paenibacillus sp. FSL H3-0469 DNA encoding:
- a CDS encoding GNAT family N-acetyltransferase; protein product: MDKIAKGEGRFYIAGDGKDLAEITYRTEENTGNLVIDHTFVSEDLRGQGAGEKLVRAVVDLAREQSVKIVPVCPYAAHQFEKHTEYKDVLK